TAAATCAAAGAGCTGGGCCTGGTACCTGGAGCATTGCAGAAAATTTAAAACACCTTATGGTCGTCAATGAAAGTTATTTTCCAGGTTTCGAAGCACTCCGTAATAAAAACAATTATAAGAATTCAAATTTGATTTCCCGATGGTTTGCCCACAAAATGGGTCATTGGATTCTCAAAAGGGTCAAACGAAGCGGAGATCATAAAATGAAAACTTTTTCCATTTGGGAGCCGGTTCAATATTCGAAACCGGGTTCAGTGGTAGAAGACTTTGAACACCATCAGGGCTTGCTTAAAACATATCTGGAGTGGAGCGATGCCTGGATAGAAAAAGGGCTGGTGATCGCATCTCCGGCGAATGGCTTGATTCGATATCGCATTGAAGATGCCTGGAACATCATCATCGAGCACGAATGGAGACATCTCAATCAGGCCATGAGAATGAAAGCGAACCAAAAGCAACAATAATTTGAATTCTTCAAATTCTGTATTTTATCCGACCTTTTCATTTTTGATTTTTTACGCGCCATACTGCACAACTTACAAATAAATTTCTTTGTGTTCGTGAGTAGCATCTACGTCAGAATGAAATGATTTTATAAATTATGGATCAAATCAAAAATATGGGGAGAAATCAGCTTTGACGTCAATTCTTAAATAAATTCACGGATTCAAAAAGCCCAAAATTATCTAATTGACTTTCTCTTATTCCTAAGATTCATTGTTCTTTTTTGTCTTGATACATGACTGAACGATTACGCCGTAAGGCCTATCGATGTCCACAAAGGACATCGAAGTGGAAGGAACCGCGAAGCGGCTGACCTGTTATTATATATGTTTTCATTTCTTAACGCTAAAATGAAAAGGCCGATCTGAATTTCTGATCTGTTTACTAATTGGACATACTGATTTTATTTATTTCAGATGCCAAAATTGCTTCATTTCAACTTAATCCCCATATATTTTACCTGACCCTAAATTATGTCTCATTATTTCAGTCAGGCGAGTACATTTAATAAGTACATTATCAAAAGGAGATCAGAATAAAATAGAAGGTCTCTTATTTAACCGCTAAGTGCACAAAGATTATCGCAAAGTTCGAGAGAGATGGCACAAATTAGAAAACCAATAGCGTAAAATACATTTAATGCGATTCTGGAATACTCCGCGTTCTTTTCGTCTTCTCTACGCTCTTTGCGGTTAAAATAATATGCATCTTCAGTAAAGGAGAGTTGAATATTTATAAGCTGTGTCGGAATTTATACACCCTCCGGTGATATTGATCTATGTAGGCATATATCAAGACAAAAGAAAATGCTCTTTAGAAAAAAGAGATAGTCAATATGAAGTTATTCAGTTGCCTCTTATCGCTGAATTTATTCATTTAAATTTAAATACCAGCGAAGTAAAATTTTAACAAAATCCTTATCCGGGATATAATTTTCATTAATTTTGATCTGGCCAACCGACTTCGAAAATCATCGGATCTAACATCTGTAAGTGGCAGGTCAACAGGCAGGCCATTTTTTATTTGACGAATGGAAGTCGGCAGCACCCTAAAATTTATGCCCTTTCCACCAATTGATATGGGACTGGGCAAGGCGAAGCCGTTTTAAAACTGAAGGTCAATTAGATGAAACACCCGCTGCGAGTGATCGCGGTTTAAATAACTTATTATGAAAGAACACCCCGTGCATTTTGACGAAAATGCTCAGCTGCCCTTAAGGAATCAAAATACCAGGTCAGATTCAGGTTTTTTGAACATAGGGAAATGGATTGTATAGGGCTTGAGTTCAAGCCATGTTTATACATTTTGGATAGGATCAAAACATTGGAAGGCATCCGGTATAGTAAAACGCAAGGATGTTATTATCTGGAATATCAACTATCCGGTTTTCAGGACTTGAAGGAATTTTTCAGGCAGCATTCGATTTATGCGGATTCCAGGCAATTTTTGAAGGAAATCAAACAACTGCGATCTGAGCCGAAATTGCCGTCGGCAACAGATACGTCTGAATCCGGCAAGACAGCCCAAAACGAGATTGCTTTATTCCGTATATATCTGGAACAAAAGCGATATGCTCCCAACACGATAAAGACCTATTGTCAGGCGATAGCGACATTTTTGAATTGGGTGGGAAAGCCATTGGCCGAAGTTAGCATGGATGACTTAATCCTGTTTAACCATCAATACATCATCAGGCTCCAATTTTCTAGTTCATATCAGAACCAGGTGGTGAATGCGGTGAAATTATTTTTTGAGCGCATCGAAAACAGGAAAATCCAGGTGGAGCAGATTGAGCGGCCCTTCAGAGAGCGCAAGCTGCCCAATGTTCTGAGCAAAGAGGAAGTCAGAACTCTTTTGGCCGGCATCAGGAACCAGAAACACAAAATGATGTTGACCACCATATATGCCTGTGGTTTGAGGAGTAATGAATTACTTAAATTGCGATTGGGAGATGTGGATTCGAAGAGAAATTTTCTATTGATCAGGCAAGCCAAAGGCAAAAAAGACCGTTGCATTCCTATTTCCGACAAATTGATTCTTGAATTAAGGGAATACTACAAAATGTATCGGCCCAAAACCTGGTTGTTTGAAGGACAGTTTCAGGGAGAACCCTATTCTGCCAGAAGTTTGCAGTTGGTGTTAAAAGCAGCAGTAAGGCGCGCCAAAATCAAGAAACCCGTCACATTGCACTGGTTGCGGCACAGTTTTGCCACTCATCTGCTTGAAAGCGGGACAGATTTGCGATATATACAGGTCCTGCTGGGACATAATTCCCCCAAAACAACAATGATTTACACCCATGTTAGCGAGCTGAGCATATCAAAAATCAAAACACCCTATGAGGATTTATAGAATTGATTATTTTTGTATACAAACGATAAAAACCTTCGTAAAGCCAACCTAATTGGACAGCTAGCAGAAAGTTTATAGCGGAGATAAACAAGTTACAAGCAAGCCTAACAGACGACACAACAACGACCAAACGGACGACTTTAAACATAAAATGAAACGCTAATTTTGACAGGTGACCAACGACATACAGACCATATTGCAACTGGACAGCAACTGAGCCGACACTCATTGCCAACCCTTCTGTATTTTTTATTTTCCCCACGGCACATTTTTTTTAATTCAATTTTAGCCAGCCACATTGGCACATTTGCAAGCCGCACAAGCCGACACACAAACCCAAGCTTGCAAAAGAGCCAATTTTGCCATCGCACCGACAAATAATGATGTTTCATATCTTAATTGTCAGGCTTATCCTGGCTATTTAACTATGAATGATAACATTTTTAACAAAACAAGACGATTATCTAAATTATCTTTCGTATCATTGCTGTCAGGTTTAACCTGACATTGTTACTATGAAGAATAAATATATTTCAACGCAGTCCAACGAGCTTTTGTCCTATTTCAACGGACAGAACAGGAATTGCTTTGACTATTCTTTGGCATACAAAGCCCTGCCCGACTCTAAAGCAAGTGCAGTCAGAGAACTACTAAGCGACATGACAAAAAGGGGGTTGTTGATGCGATTGAAAGAAGGCGTTTATTACATCATACCCTATGAGCTAAATGCGGAAACCTTTATGCCCGACTGGCATTTGATTGCAGAACATTTAGTGAATGATGCCAAACACTACATTGGTTATTACTCTGCTTTACAGATTCACAACCTGATTACACAGCCATCGTTGAAAGAACAAATCGTTGTATCAAAACAAATACGACCATCAGAAATAAAAATAAAAGAAGTTTCTTTTCAATTTATCTATCACAACGAGAAACACTTTTTCGGTTCAAAGAAAATTTGGATTGACAGTTTTAATAAAGTGCTTTGTTCTGATTTAGAAAAAACATTTATAGACTGCTTATTCAAACCCGATTATGCAGGTGGCATTGTGGAAGTAGCAAGAGCAATCTATACCTCAAAAGACAAAATCAAATACGACATACTACTCGAATATGCAAAGAAATTTGATTCGCAAGCTGTAATAAAACGATTGGGTTTTCTTTTAGAAATGCTTGACATCAACTCAAAAATTATTGCCGACTTGCAAAAACTGAAAACAGCTTCGTATGTGTTGCTCGATACTGAATTACCCAAAACAGGCAAGCGAAACAGCCGTTGGAGCATCCAACAAAATTTGGAAACCGAAACCATTAAATCTGCTATTTACACATGATTAAACCTGGAGAAATACAGCAAAAAGCAAGAGCTGTTGGGGTTCGTGACCAGCAGATAGAAAAGGACTATATTCTTTCGTGGATTCTCTTTGGTATTGCCCAACATGAGCAACTTTCAAAGGCAATAGTTTTCAAAGGCAGGACTGTTTTAAAGAAAGTATATTTTGAAGATTATCGTTTTTCGGAAGACCTTGATTTCACCTTGCTGAATAGCGAAACAACCAACGAGCTGATTTTTGATTGGTTCAAGGAGGTATTTGAATTCATAAAAGAGGAAGCCAATATTCCGCTTGAAATTATTGACAATAACGAGCATGAAGATGGCGGCATCAATTTTTACATCAGTTACATTGGTCCGCTTGGCGGACAAGGCAATAACAAACGGGTAAAAGTGGACATTTCTCGCAGTGAACAATTAGTTTTTGAACCTGTGATGAAAGATGTGTTTGTTGACTACACAGATTTGGAAGCATACCAACTACTTTGCTATCCCTTGGAAGAAGTATTGGTGAGAAAAATGCGGTCGGTAATGCAACGAATGCAAGCCCGTGATTTTTACGACATTTGGTATTTGCTCGAAGAACATGGCATGGATGCAGATTTTTATCTGAACGAATTTGAAACCAAGTGCAAAAGCAAAGATTTATTGCACACTGATTTTTCGAAAAATTAACTGAACGTTTGCCTCAATACAAAGGCAGATGGCAAAGCTCCATGAGTGAACAAATAAAAGACCTGCCCGACTTTGATCAGGTAGAACGTGAAGTAAAAAAACACATTAAGAAATTGAAATTATGACTCAAAAACAATTAGAAGATTATCTCTGGGGTGCAGCCAACATTTTACGAGGAATGATTGATGCGGCAGATTTTAAGCAATATATTTTCCCTTTATTATTCTTCAAACGGGTAAGCGACTTATGGGATGAAGAATACCAAACCGCATTAGATGAAAGCGATGGAGACTTGACTTTTGCTGAGTTTGCCGAAAACCATCGTTTTCAAATACCAAGAGGTTGTCATTGGGAAGATGTAAGAAAGAAAACCGTTGATGTTGGTGCATTTTTACAAAAAGCATTGAACGGTATTGAGAAAGCGAACTTTGAAATGCTACACGATGTGTTTGGTGATGCGCAATGGACAAACAAACGAAGAATGAGTGACGAAAAAATGCTTGACCTGATTGAGCATTTCAGCAAAATGAAGCTCACTATTGCCGAAGTTCCCCACGACATTATGGGCGAAGGCTACGAATACCTGATTAAGAAATTTGCAGACGACAGCGGACATACAGCAGCCGAGTTTTACACCAACCGCACGGTGGTAAAACTAATGACCCAAATTACCGACCCCAAAAGCAGTGAAAGTATTTACGACCCTACTTGCGGCAGTGGTGGTATTTTGCTGAGCGCTGCTTTACACCTGAAAGAGCAAGGCAAAGAATACCGAACGCTTAAACTTTACGGACAGGAACTCAACCTCATTACCTCTGCCATTGCCCGTATTAATATGTTTATGCACAATGTAGATGAGTTTTTGATTGTGCAAGGCGACACTTTAGACAGCCCACAAATATTAGAGAATGACGAACTGAAAAAGTTTGATGTGATTATGGCGAACCCGCCATATAGCGTAAAAAAGTGGAGCCAAAGCAAATGGATGAACGACCCTTTTGGACGCAACATTTGGGGAACACCACCGCAAGGTTGTGCCGACTATGCTTTTCAGCAGCACATAATGAAAAGTCTGAACCCTGAAACTGGCCGATGTGTAGTGCTTTGGCCGCATGGCGTTTTGTTTAGAGACAGCGAAGCTGAAATACGTAAACGCATGATTGAAGAAGATTATGTAGATGCCGTAATTGGTTTGGGCAAAAACTTTTTTACAACAGCAGCATGGAAAGTTGTTTGCTGGTTTGCCGCATGAAAAAACCAAAAGATAGAAAAGGCAAAATTATTTTTATAAACGGGTTAGATGAAGTAAGAATTGACAGAAGCAACGCTTGGCTTGAACCACAGCACAAAAAAGGATGAGTGATTCTTATTGGAAATTTAAAGCTGAAGAAGGATTTGCTAAAGTAATGAACAACAAAGAAGTGTTAGAAAACAATGGCAATTTGAGTTTGCAGTTATATGTGACGCAAGCATCCACTGACATTGAACTCAACACCAAAGATTTATTGACTGAAATAAAATCAGGACAAAAGCAAATCAATGCTTCAACCGAAACATTATTTACTCAGCTTAAAAATATTGGAATAGAAATATGAAGTTGAGAAAGGATAAATGGGAAACAGTAAAACTTTCTGAGGTTTGCGATAAGACAAGCAATGTCGATATTCGCAAACAGTCAGGTAAATTCAACTATATTGATATAGGTTCAATTAATTCGTCATCGAAAAGAATATCTGAAATTCAAGAATTAGATTGGACAATTGCTTCTTCAAGAGCAAGGCAAATTGTAAAGAAAGGTGATACACTTTTTTCTACAGTCAGAGTTAACTTAGAGAGAATTGCACTAATAGATAAAGAAATACCTAATGCAATTGCTTCAACTGGATTTACAGTAATTAGAGCTAATGAAAAAGCAGATCCTGAATATTTATTTTATTCAACAAGTTCACCCCTTTTTATAGCTAAACTTTGTAAACTTCAAAAAGGAACGGCTTATCCTGCCGTTTCTGATAGAATTGTTTTTAATGAAGAAATCTATCTTCCTTCATTAAATGAACAAAAACAAATTGCTTCCCTTTTTCTATCCATTGAAATGGCTATTGAGCAAGTTGATAGCCAGGAAAAGAAGTTGAAGTCTTTACGCAAATCATTAATCAATAAACTCACAAAGCAAAATCCTGAATTTGGAAACCTACTTTCAAAATCAAATTGCCAAGAATATACAATTGGAGATTTAGCTGTGGAAGTGCCTGACAGAACTGACAATCCCCAAAAATCGGGAATTAAAAAAGTTTATTGGATTAGAAGGTTTTGAAAGCGGAGAACTGACAATTCAAAAGTTTTCTTCCACAGAAAAATTGGTTTCAGCAATGAAGTTATGTAAGAATGGCGATGTTTTGTTTGCAAGAAGGAATGCTTATTTAAAAAGAGCATCACTTACTGAATTTGATGCAGTTTGTTCAGGTGATGTTATTGTATTGAGAGCAAATGAAAAAATATTTTGCCCAAATTCTTAATCTTAGTTATGAATACAGATGAATTTTGGGAATTTGCAATTTCAAATGCAGCAGGAACAATGTCTAAACGAGTTAAATGGAGAGACCTTGCAACCTATTCTTTAGAGCTTCCTAATTTAAAAATACAAGCAAAGATTTTAGAAGTGTTCATTCAACTTGAAAAAATTCTTTCTGAACTCAAACAACAAAAACAACTTTGAATAATTTGAAGCAAAAACTATTAAATGAAATTTTAGGATAATGGCATTTAACGAACAAAATACCGTAGAGCATTTTATCATTCACCAACTCACAGGGGTGAACTTAAATGCTGTGCAAGGCAATGTAGTAAAAGAAGATGCCGTAGAATACGCCACAGTAAAATGGAAATATGTGCAAGCCGATTTACTGCAACGTGATATTACCGAAGTATTTGTTGAAAAGGAATTGAAAGAGGCTCTTTGCCGCCTCAATCCTGATATTGCCGCCAATCCTGACAAAGCCGAAGAAGTTATTCATAAACTTCGAGCCATTCTCATTACAGTAAACAATGTTGGTTTGGTAAGAGCCAACGAAGAATTTTCAAAATGGCTTCGCAACGAAGTAACGCTTCCAATCGGTAAAAACAACGAGCATGTTGCCATTCGCCTGATTGATTTTGAAGTACTAAAGAACAACAGTTTTGTGCTTTGCCAATCAGTTTAAGCTTCGAGCCAGAGAAACCAAAATTCCTGACATTGTAATGTTCGTCAACGGAATTCCTGTAGTGGTGGGAGAAGCCAAAACACCTGTGCGACCTGCTGTTACTTGGTTTGATGGAGCACACGATATTAATGTGGTGTATGAAAATGCTGTGCCGCAATTGTTTGTTCCTAATGTATTTTCATTTGCCACTGAAGGCAAGGAAATATTTATTGGTGGTGTAAGAACACCTTTAGAGTTTTGGGCACCCTGGCGATTAGAAGATGAAAAAAGATGAGTTGAGTCATTTCATCGGTTTACAAGATGTAGCCAAACAATTAACTCATTTGCTGAAGCCTTCAACGCTGTTGGATATTTTACAGTATTACACTGTTTACGCCACCAATAGCAAGAAGAAAAAAATAAAAGTAGTTTGTCGCTATCAACAATACGAAGGAGCCAACGCCATAGTGCAACGGGTAAGAGAAGGAGAAATAAAGAAAGGATTGATTTGGCATTTTCAAGGTTCGGGTAAATCGTTGTTGATGTTGTTTGCTGCTCAAAAATTAAGAAAGCAACAAGACCTAAATAATCCAACAGTAATGATTGTAGTGGACAGAGTGGATTTAGATACTCAAATCACCGCCACCTTCAACACAGCCGAAGTGCCCAACATGATTACCACCGATAGCATCAAAGAATTGCACAAGCTATTGGAACAAGATACACGGAAAATTATCATCACGATGGTGCACAAATTCAAAGATGCTTATCCCGACATGAACAAACGGGAAAACATTATTGTGATGGTGGATGAAGCACACAGAACGCAGGAAGGTGATTTAGGACGTAAAATGCGAAACGCTTTACCCAATGCTTTTCTTTTTGGTTTAACAGGAACACCAATTAATAAAGCGGATAAAAATACATTTTGGGCTTTTGGTGCCGAGCAAGACAGTGGCGGTTATATGAGCCGTTACACGTTTCAAGAAAGTATCAGAGACAATGCAACCTTGCCTTTACACTTTGAACCACGTTTGCCGAATTATCACATTGACAAAGAAAGTTTGGACATTGCTTTTAAAGAAATGGGCAAACGACCTAAGTGAAGAAGACAGAAACAAGCTAAGTCAGAAAGCAGCTAACATGGCAGTATTTTTTAAAATCACCTGAACGTGTAAAACCATAGTTGCCGACATTGTAGAACATTTTAAAGCACACGTTGAACCCGAAGGTTTAAAAGCCATGATTGTAACGCCAGACCGTGAGGCTTGCGTTCAATACAAAGAAGCATTAGACCTTTTGATAAATCCCCGAAGCAAGTGAAGTTGTTATCAGTTCATCAGCCAATGATGATTTTGATTTCAAACAGAAGTATGCTATGGACAAAGACAAGCAAGAAAAAGTTGTTGAGAAATACAATGATGCTGATTCGCCTTTGAAATTTCTGATTGTAACTGCAAAACTTTTGACTGGTTTTGATGCACCGATTTTGCAAACGATGTATTTGGACAAGTCACTGAAAGACCATACACTTTTACAAGCCATTTGCAGAACCAATCGTTTATTCCCAAATAAAACATTCGGCAGAATTGTAGATTATTTTGGAGTATTTGACGACACAGCAAAAGCCCTGGCATTTGACGAAGAAAGCGTAAAACTGGTTATTACCAACTTGCAGGATTTGAAAGACAAATTGCCTGAATGGATGGAAAAATGTTTGAACCATTTTGCAGGCGTTGATAGAACTCTTTCAGGTTTTGAAGGATTATCAAAAGCACAAGACTGCATTAACACAAACGAAAAACGTGATGCCTTTGCAAAAGATTTCAGCAGCTTGACAAAATTATGGGAAGCACTTTCGCCTGACCCTGTTTTAAATCAATTTGAAAAAGATTACAAATGGTTGTCGCAGGTTTACACTTCGGTAAAACCAGCATCAGACGACAACGGCAGATTGTTGTGGCATGCTTTAGGTGCACAGACAACAGCACTCATCCATGAACACATTCATGTTTCAGGTATCAATCACGACATGGAAGAAATGATTTTGGATGCGGAAGTGATTGACGATTTAATGAATAAGAAAGACCCAAGACAAGCAGAGAAAGTTTTGAAAATTCTTATCAGTCGCTTAAACAAACACGGCAACAATCCAACATTCAAACGACTAAGCGAAAGACTGGAAGCCATACGTGACAAAGCAGAGAAAGGATTGATAAACTCAATTGAATTCATCAAAGAACTTTGTCAGTTAGCCAAAGAAACATTGCAAGCAGAGAAAGGAACAGAACCAGAAGTAGAACAGAAAAATGCAAAAGCCGCATTGACAGAATTGTTTCTTGAATTAAAAACCGACACAACGCCAGCCATTGTAGAACGTATTGTAAATGACATTGACGAAATTGTTAGAGTGGTTCGTTTTGACGGTTGGCAAAACTCGACAGTTGGAGAAAGAGAAGTAAAACGAGAATTACGCAAAGTGCTTTGGACAAAGTATCAAATCAAAGACGAGGATTTATTCAATAGAGCTTATGACTACATTAAAGAATACTATTAGCCATCGCACAGGTGTAAGCACATTTGCAAGCCGCACAAGCCCAAGCACAGGCCAAAGCTTGCAAAAGAGCTTCCACCTTTCCATCCCAGACAAAATCGAATTAAAAAAATCTCCTCCCCTTCTGAAAATAAAAAAATACGCAACCGCACAACCCAACGACAGACAAAAATCAGTTGCTATTCGGACACCAAAACCGTTGACAGTAAAGCGTTTCAACTACTCGGTGGACAGAAGGCCAGCTTGTAACACGGGTTTGGCAAAAGTGGCGGTTCAGTGCTCCGCAGACACATTTGTGGTTAATCAAAGTTTGGTTCTCCGCATCAACATTTGTGGTGAAAATCGCCACCTTCGCCAAGCCCGAAACCGTTATGCCCAATTTTATGGAACCTCTCCAATCTGACAGACATTTAGCATCAAATCTTGCTCATTCTTTAGTAAAAGAACAAATAACTTTTCATGAATTCTTGAAAGAATATCCAGATGATACAAATGACAAAGACATCGAGGAATTATTTTCATTAATTGAACACCAACCCAAGCAGGGTGGTCTATTTGGAGTTAATCAAGGAAGATATAATTCTTATATGGCTGAAATAAGACAATTGATCGACAAACTGAGAAAATAGAAATGAATAATTTGAGTAACCTTCTTAACAAGAAGCAATTTGATAAAGCAATCGATGAATGCCTTTCCCATGTTCAAATTGATTTTATGCCATTCCATGATGTTTATAGAGCTCTCTATGGGTTTGGTAAACCAATTCCAACAGACTTAGAATTTTCTGAAACACTAAATTTAATTAAAGTTTTATTGGAAGAGAAAAATATAATTTGCTTAGAGGGCATGGAGAAACCGACGAATAAAAGCACTGAAGAATTGTTTGATTATTTAAAAATGTCGTTTAAAAGGGATATGAAAATATAAGTTATACATTTTGGTTTGACATTAGGAAAAACTGGGCATAACAACTAAGTTTTCGTTGCGTATGCATTACGAACAATGAAAACGCTGTTGAACGAAATCTGCGGTAGTTTCGCCCAGGAAGCTAAGCAAGTAAGTAAATCTATGGAGATGTCGAGCCGGGAAGAGGATAGCCCAAAGAGTTTTTTTGCAAGATTTGAGTTTAGAAGATGATCATGATGATCTATTTTTGAATTATAAGATGATTTTATTCTAGTTCATAAATAGAGTGATATGCCTAATTACAGTTTCAATTAAGCCGAGCAGAGTGATGGATACTGTAAGAGAATTGCTTGAGGTGGCCCTCTTGAATCAAAAAGTAAGCAGTGTGATCATGGTTCCGGATTTGCAACAAGGACAGATTCTATATTTCGAGTTTGAACTGAGAGATGATAATCGGACATGTAATTTAGATTGTAAGGACTGAAGTTTTCCTCTTTTCCAGGAGCTGCTCAGAATTCCATAATGGCGGATTCTGACAAATCTTTTATCCATGATATGCATGGAGAACCGCCGGATAAATTCTTCGTGAGTAAGCGTCAATTTTTTAACGATACCCTTTTGTCGATAGTCTTTATATCTAAATGTGACATTGGAATCATCGATGTGGCAGATCCGATGATTTGAGATGGCTATTTTGTGTGTGTATCTTGCCAGATATTCAATAACGGCATGCGCTGAAGCAAAGGTCGCTTTGCATAAACTATCCAGGGTTTGCTCCAAAGCGATTTTTTGTATGGTGGGACAATTACTTAAACCAGACTGAATAAGGAGTGCCATAAACTTTGCTCTGAAGACCTGACTCAGGGCTTTTACTGGAAATAAATACCTGCCTTTTGATCGGGTGAATTTCCAATTTTCATTATGATCTACTCCACCGGCAGGTATGATACAGTGTAAATGGGGATGCAGACTGAGATTTTGTCCCCATGGATGTAATACGGCAATCATGCCTGACTTTGCACCGAGGTATTTGGGATCCGATGAAAATACCTGAATGGTCTTCCATGCGGAATCAAACAAAATATTATAGATCTCACAGGGTGCCCCAAGGCAAAGCGAATTTAATTCCTGAGGCAATGTAAAAACCACATGATAATAAGGTACCGAAGTAAATTCCTGGTTTGATTGTGTATCCACTTGTTTGATTTATCTCCGAGGCATTTGGGACAATGTCTGTTTCTGCAAGAATTGTAGCTTAGTTTTATATATCCACAGTCGGAACAGACATCTATATGACCTCCCAATACCGCCGTCCTACATCTACGGATGGCATCCAGAGTTTTGATTTTCCAGCCATTCAAACCAAGGGAGTGGA
The Saprospiraceae bacterium genome window above contains:
- a CDS encoding transcriptional regulator → MKNKYISTQSNELLSYFNGQNRNCFDYSLAYKALPDSKASAVRELLSDMTKRGLLMRLKEGVYYIIPYELNAETFMPDWHLIAEHLVNDAKHYIGYYSALQIHNLITQPSLKEQIVVSKQIRPSEIKIKEVSFQFIYHNEKHFFGSKKIWIDSFNKVLCSDLEKTFIDCLFKPDYAGGIVEVARAIYTSKDKIKYDILLEYAKKFDSQAVIKRLGFLLEMLDINSKIIADLQKLKTASYVLLDTELPKTGKRNSRWSIQQNLETETIKSAIYT
- a CDS encoding tyrosine-type recombinase/integrase — protein: MDRIKTLEGIRYSKTQGCYYLEYQLSGFQDLKEFFRQHSIYADSRQFLKEIKQLRSEPKLPSATDTSESGKTAQNEIALFRIYLEQKRYAPNTIKTYCQAIATFLNWVGKPLAEVSMDDLILFNHQYIIRLQFSSSYQNQVVNAVKLFFERIENRKIQVEQIERPFRERKLPNVLSKEEVRTLLAGIRNQKHKMMLTTIYACGLRSNELLKLRLGDVDSKRNFLLIRQAKGKKDRCIPISDKLILELREYYKMYRPKTWLFEGQFQGEPYSARSLQLVLKAAVRRAKIKKPVTLHWLRHSFATHLLESGTDLRYIQVLLGHNSPKTTMIYTHVSELSISKIKTPYEDL
- a CDS encoding DinB family protein; the encoded protein is MKCNIQVWDATSNGRNRDQEEIMTDSNQFVRNGCAEIDEITRFVNVHFGKMPPDLLNQRAGPGTWSIAENLKHLMVVNESYFPGFEALRNKNNYKNSNLISRWFAHKMGHWILKRVKRSGDHKMKTFSIWEPVQYSKPGSVVEDFEHHQGLLKTYLEWSDAWIEKGLVIASPANGLIRYRIEDAWNIIIEHEWRHLNQAMRMKANQKQQ
- a CDS encoding restriction endonuclease subunit S, translated to MKLRKDKWETVKLSEVCDKTSNVDIRKQSGKFNYIDIGSINSSSKRISEIQELDWTIASSRARQIVKKGDTLFSTVRVNLERIALIDKEIPNAIASTGFTVIRANEKADPEYLFYSTSSPLFIAKLCKLQKGTAYPAVSDRIVFNEEIYLPSLNEQKQIASLFLSIEMAIEQVDSQEKKLKSLRKSLINKLTKQNPEFGNLLSKSNCQEYTIGDLAVEVPDRTDNPQKSGIKKVYWIRRF